A window of the Agrococcus jejuensis genome harbors these coding sequences:
- a CDS encoding acyl-CoA dehydrogenase family protein, translated as MTLTQLPSDFYGMESQLTEREQEAIAGLRAAMEPMRAVVDEHWHRDEFPMDVIPAIAATGVLGHSWEETQTFPASAVYRGWAALEMARVDASLSTFVGVQNGLAAGSIGACGSPEQRTEWLPRLASGEVIGAFGLTEPLSGSDSARGLRTTARRDGDAWVLDGAKRWIGNATFADVVIIWAKDVADDQVKGFIVPTTTPGFSATKIERKIALRMVQNADIVLEGVRVPESLRLQRADSFRDTARVLRLTRAEVAWAAVGVMAGAYEAAVRYTGEREQFGQPIAGHQLVQDLLAKSLGAITASIALCAQVSRMQDEGTQEDAHSALAKAFTTARMREVVGWCREVCGGNGIVTDHDVARFFADAEALYSYEGTFQMNQLIVGRAITGRAAFA; from the coding sequence ATGACCCTCACCCAGCTGCCCAGCGACTTCTACGGGATGGAGTCGCAGCTCACCGAGCGCGAGCAGGAGGCCATCGCCGGCCTGCGCGCCGCGATGGAGCCCATGCGCGCCGTCGTCGACGAGCACTGGCACCGCGACGAGTTCCCCATGGACGTCATCCCCGCCATCGCGGCGACGGGCGTGCTCGGGCACTCGTGGGAGGAGACGCAGACCTTCCCCGCCTCCGCCGTCTACCGCGGCTGGGCCGCGCTCGAGATGGCCCGCGTCGACGCGTCCCTCTCGACCTTCGTCGGCGTGCAGAACGGCCTCGCCGCCGGCTCGATCGGCGCGTGCGGCTCGCCCGAGCAGCGCACCGAATGGCTGCCGCGCCTCGCGTCGGGCGAGGTCATCGGCGCCTTCGGCCTCACCGAGCCGCTCTCGGGCTCCGACTCGGCCCGCGGCCTGCGCACGACCGCGCGCCGCGACGGCGACGCGTGGGTGCTCGACGGCGCGAAGCGGTGGATCGGCAACGCCACGTTCGCCGACGTCGTCATCATCTGGGCGAAGGACGTCGCCGACGACCAGGTGAAGGGCTTCATCGTGCCCACGACGACGCCGGGCTTCTCGGCGACGAAGATCGAGCGCAAGATCGCGCTGCGCATGGTGCAGAACGCCGACATCGTGCTCGAGGGCGTGCGCGTGCCCGAGTCGCTGCGCCTGCAGCGCGCCGACTCGTTCCGCGACACCGCGCGCGTGCTGCGCCTCACGCGCGCCGAGGTCGCGTGGGCCGCCGTCGGCGTCATGGCCGGCGCCTACGAGGCCGCCGTGCGCTACACGGGCGAGCGCGAGCAGTTCGGCCAGCCCATCGCCGGCCACCAGCTCGTGCAGGACCTGCTCGCGAAGTCGCTCGGCGCGATCACGGCATCCATCGCCCTGTGCGCGCAGGTGTCGCGCATGCAGGACGAGGGCACCCAGGAGGATGCGCACTCGGCGCTCGCGAAGGCGTTCACGACCGCGCGCATGCGCGAGGTCGTGGGCTGGTGCCGCGAGGTGTGCGGCGGCAACGGCATCGTCACCGACCACGACGTCGCGCGCTTCTTCGCCGACGCCGAGGCGCTCTACTCGTACGAGGGCACGTTCCAGATGAACCAGCTCATCGTGGGCCGCGCCATCACGGGGCGGGCCGCCTTCGCGTGA
- the manA gene encoding mannose-6-phosphate isomerase, class I, protein MSDGTSPVGLARIANAVRDYAWGSETLVAEYLGTEPSGGPEAEVWLGAHPAWPARLDDGTPLDAALAAAGATQPGILLKVLAAAHALSLQVHPSPAQARAGFAAEEAAGVPLDASHRSYKDPRSKPELIVAVTPFEALSGFQPAARTLAVLDALAAIDVRVAPYAERVRASTREALAWLLTGGDDVDAVVAGVVAAAPSLPAEHAAAADTVARLHADYPGDAGIATALMLHRVSLAPGEGVFLPAGNLHAYLSGLGIELMEASDNVLRGGLTPKHVDRDELLRIVDVTPVDDPMLHPIALSGATAYRPDAAFELRHVEGSHTADGAACAIVLAASPTVVEVAGERLALARGEAAFAAAPASIRVDAPDAWLALEVRDTP, encoded by the coding sequence ATGAGCGACGGCACGTCCCCGGTCGGCTTGGCGCGCATCGCCAACGCGGTGCGCGACTACGCGTGGGGCAGCGAGACGCTCGTGGCCGAGTACCTCGGCACCGAGCCGTCGGGCGGTCCCGAGGCCGAGGTGTGGCTCGGCGCCCATCCCGCATGGCCCGCACGGCTCGACGACGGCACGCCGCTCGACGCGGCGCTCGCCGCCGCCGGCGCCACCCAGCCTGGCATCCTGCTGAAGGTGCTCGCGGCCGCGCACGCGCTGTCGCTGCAGGTGCATCCGTCGCCGGCGCAGGCGCGCGCGGGGTTCGCGGCCGAGGAGGCGGCGGGCGTGCCGCTCGACGCGTCGCACCGCTCGTACAAGGATCCGCGCTCGAAGCCAGAGCTCATCGTGGCCGTGACGCCGTTCGAGGCGCTCTCGGGGTTCCAGCCCGCGGCCCGCACGCTCGCGGTGCTCGACGCGCTCGCGGCGATCGACGTGCGCGTCGCCCCGTACGCCGAGCGCGTGCGCGCGTCGACGCGCGAGGCGCTCGCGTGGCTGCTCACGGGAGGCGACGACGTGGATGCGGTCGTCGCGGGCGTCGTCGCCGCCGCGCCGTCGCTGCCCGCCGAGCACGCCGCGGCCGCCGACACCGTCGCGCGCCTGCACGCCGACTACCCCGGCGACGCGGGCATCGCGACGGCGCTCATGCTGCACCGCGTCTCGCTCGCGCCCGGCGAGGGCGTGTTCCTGCCCGCCGGCAACCTGCACGCCTACCTCTCGGGTCTCGGCATCGAGCTCATGGAGGCGAGCGACAACGTGCTGCGCGGCGGCCTCACCCCCAAGCACGTCGACCGCGACGAGCTGCTGCGCATCGTCGACGTGACGCCCGTCGACGACCCGATGCTGCATCCCATCGCACTGTCGGGAGCGACGGCGTACCGGCCCGACGCGGCCTTCGAGCTGCGCCACGTCGAGGGCTCGCACACGGCGGATGGCGCGGCGTGCGCGATCGTGCTCGCGGCGTCGCCGACCGTCGTCGAGGTGGCGGGGGAGCGGCTGGCGCTCGCTCGCGGCGAGGCGGCGTTCGCCGCGGCACCGGCATCGATCCGGGTCGACGCGCCCGACGCATGGCTCGCCCTCGAGGTGCGCGACACGCCGTGA
- a CDS encoding WhiB family transcriptional regulator produces the protein MRDANRRSVPEDWFIDPIQLGVPGSPLRRTTPVESDEDGQLAWQVDALCAQTDPEAFFPEKGGSTRDAKRICEGCDVRAQCLDYALQNDERFGIWGGLSERERRRLRRSA, from the coding sequence ATGCGCGACGCGAACCGCCGCAGCGTTCCCGAAGACTGGTTCATCGACCCCATCCAGCTGGGTGTGCCCGGATCCCCGCTCCGCCGGACCACACCCGTCGAGTCCGACGAGGATGGGCAGCTCGCATGGCAGGTCGACGCACTCTGCGCACAGACGGACCCCGAGGCGTTCTTCCCCGAGAAGGGCGGCTCGACGCGTGATGCGAAGCGCATCTGCGAGGGATGCGACGTGCGCGCGCAGTGCCTCGACTATGCGTTGCAGAACGACGAGCGCTTCGGCATCTGGGGCGGGCTCTCCGAGCGCGAGCGCCGCCGCCTGCGCCGTTCCGCCTGA
- a CDS encoding glycosyltransferase family 2 protein, protein MLAMTMMVRDEADVIAATVEHHLAQGFDHLIVTDNASTDGTREILEEYAQHAPLTLHHDPEHRKQQARVVTSMAREAARMGATWVVNGDADEFVLPVDRSTTVAAVLAAMPTSLRAFTVPVVNMVGPIAETGSGIGRLRMRDERSLEALQAAGVLAHPTPNAIHVGDPEVEVAHGNHFTSIEQHGEVPDELALEVLHLPWRSATQFARKTENMGRGYEANPQLRPSANHHGMRDWRRMRAGVLLPFLALRMPTSDDLAQQGFVEDDALVTALQLDGVRPGLLAAALADGEAYDDAEIERLRALAHVLSPLDVEAQRDIVVLREEVDDRNTRLYEAQQRIQQLEIALGVAAEDGLRERIALEGAVVDARGQADRARAELAGVQQALEALEAQPVMRASRAVSRALRSR, encoded by the coding sequence ATGCTGGCAATGACCATGATGGTGCGCGACGAGGCCGACGTCATCGCCGCCACCGTCGAGCACCATCTCGCGCAGGGGTTCGATCACCTCATCGTGACCGACAACGCCTCGACCGACGGCACCCGCGAGATCCTCGAGGAGTACGCGCAGCACGCACCCCTCACGCTCCACCACGACCCCGAGCACCGCAAGCAGCAGGCGCGGGTCGTCACGTCGATGGCGCGCGAGGCCGCGCGCATGGGCGCGACGTGGGTCGTGAACGGCGACGCCGACGAGTTCGTGCTGCCCGTCGACCGCTCGACGACCGTCGCCGCCGTGCTCGCCGCGATGCCCACGTCGCTGCGCGCGTTCACGGTGCCCGTCGTGAACATGGTCGGCCCGATCGCCGAGACCGGCTCGGGCATCGGCAGGCTGCGGATGCGCGACGAGCGATCGCTCGAGGCGCTGCAGGCGGCGGGCGTGCTCGCGCACCCCACGCCCAACGCCATCCACGTCGGCGACCCCGAGGTCGAGGTCGCGCACGGCAACCACTTCACGTCGATCGAGCAGCACGGGGAGGTGCCCGACGAGCTCGCGCTCGAGGTGCTGCACCTGCCGTGGCGCTCGGCGACGCAGTTCGCGCGCAAGACCGAGAACATGGGTCGCGGCTACGAGGCCAACCCGCAGCTGCGGCCGAGCGCCAACCACCACGGCATGCGCGACTGGCGTCGCATGCGCGCCGGCGTGCTGCTGCCGTTCCTCGCGCTGCGCATGCCCACGAGCGACGACCTCGCCCAGCAGGGCTTCGTCGAGGACGACGCGCTCGTGACGGCGCTGCAGCTGGATGGCGTGCGCCCCGGGCTGCTCGCGGCCGCGCTCGCCGACGGCGAGGCGTACGACGACGCCGAGATCGAGCGCCTGCGCGCGCTCGCCCACGTGCTGTCGCCGCTCGACGTCGAGGCGCAGCGCGACATCGTCGTGCTGCGCGAGGAGGTCGACGACCGCAACACGCGCCTCTACGAGGCGCAGCAGCGCATCCAGCAGCTCGAGATCGCGCTGGGCGTCGCCGCCGAGGACGGCCTGCGCGAGCGCATCGCGCTCGAGGGCGCCGTCGTCGACGCGCGCGGCCAGGCAGACCGGGCGCGTGCCGAGCTCGCGGGCGTGCAGCAGGCGCTCGAGGCGCTCGAGGCGCAGCCCGTCATGCGGGCGAGCCGCGCGGTGTCGCGGGCGCTGCGCTCGCGCTGA
- a CDS encoding glycosyltransferase, producing the protein MRQRVLVVLAVRNGADSLQQTLDAIAAQAVTPERVVVVDARSTDASRSLLQAAGNAIVDAPSTASFGDAVRAGVAVLPEAAEGDWLWLLAHDSVPHPRALEALLGTAETSPSVAVVGPKVMRGAQPDTFAEYGQTVTPLGRSVRLHDGELDQGQHDGDSDALGVAEAGVLVRRDVLDALGGFDPALPSVDAGLDLGIRARLAGHRVALQPDARVRRDGGPEHFRLRRVSEARRTRIARSAQLHRRLAYAPAALVPLHWLALLPLALVRSLGHVLAKRPGSIPSEWAAAATAAVRLGRVARARRRIRRTRVATWSDLRPLRVTWRALREHRQRVGDDVDHNARVVDERVGFVEGAALWVAALAAVVGVLVLAPLIGSGGLTGGALLPLDGSVARLWADVTWGVRDGVGSVVGPADAFALLVATLGSLTPWSPSVAIIVLLLAAAPLSAVTGWAFVRSITTSRWMPTAAAAVWAFAPTLLLAVHEGRIGAVVAHVLLPVAAACALQAWSSWRATGGAALAIGLVVAGAPSLLPAVAVGVVAIAVVRWRAPRVLLALVPALLLVGPTVAWQWLAGTPLAALADPGVPHASEQATPLQLLLGMPVGDLGGIGVVADAVGLDARWIAVVLAAPLLLVAIAAPFLRARALLPMAVAALGLATAIGQTHVAVASDGTEVVPLWAGSGVSLLLLGLLASATRTIDVLDARGGVPMSAVTLVAAVGAAPAVVLGMLMPALEPAPERSLPAFVVADADANVGTLVITPLDDGTVAARIERGVGASLTDASTLVETVGVGPRAEQLAVVAANLVAGGGDVDADLDDWSVRYVLLADGDAALGAVVESSLAERDGLASIGDTALGVLWQRDVEVAPAEPTTTWSWALLAAQLLAVAAAIVLALPSARRGARGRSRRSRIVKDWA; encoded by the coding sequence GTGCGTCAGCGTGTCCTCGTCGTGCTCGCCGTGCGGAACGGCGCCGACTCCCTCCAGCAGACGCTCGATGCGATCGCGGCGCAAGCCGTGACCCCCGAGCGCGTCGTCGTCGTGGACGCGCGCAGCACCGACGCGTCGCGCTCGCTGCTGCAGGCCGCGGGCAACGCGATCGTCGACGCGCCGTCGACCGCGTCGTTCGGCGACGCGGTGCGGGCAGGCGTCGCCGTGCTGCCCGAGGCTGCCGAGGGCGACTGGCTCTGGCTGCTCGCGCACGACTCCGTGCCGCATCCGCGCGCCCTCGAGGCGCTGCTCGGCACGGCGGAGACGAGCCCGTCGGTCGCGGTCGTCGGCCCCAAGGTCATGCGCGGCGCGCAGCCCGACACCTTCGCCGAGTACGGGCAGACCGTCACGCCGCTCGGCCGCAGCGTGCGCCTGCACGACGGCGAGCTCGACCAGGGCCAGCACGACGGCGACTCGGATGCGCTGGGCGTGGCCGAGGCGGGCGTGCTCGTGCGCCGCGACGTGCTCGACGCGCTCGGCGGCTTCGACCCCGCGCTGCCGAGCGTCGACGCGGGGCTCGACCTCGGCATCCGCGCGCGCCTCGCCGGGCACCGCGTCGCGCTGCAGCCGGATGCGCGCGTGCGGCGCGACGGCGGGCCCGAGCACTTCCGCCTGCGTCGCGTGTCGGAGGCGCGGCGCACGCGCATCGCGCGGTCGGCGCAGCTGCATCGCCGGCTCGCGTACGCGCCCGCGGCGCTCGTGCCGCTGCACTGGCTCGCGCTCCTGCCGCTCGCGCTCGTGCGCTCGCTGGGCCACGTGCTCGCGAAGCGGCCGGGCAGCATCCCGTCGGAGTGGGCGGCCGCCGCGACCGCGGCCGTGCGCCTCGGCCGCGTCGCGCGCGCCCGCCGCCGCATCCGCCGCACTCGCGTCGCGACGTGGAGCGACCTGCGGCCGCTGCGCGTCACGTGGCGCGCGCTGCGCGAGCACCGGCAGCGCGTGGGCGACGACGTCGACCACAACGCGCGCGTCGTCGACGAGCGCGTCGGCTTCGTCGAGGGGGCCGCGCTGTGGGTCGCGGCGCTCGCCGCGGTCGTCGGCGTGCTCGTGCTCGCACCGCTCATCGGCTCCGGCGGCCTCACCGGCGGGGCGCTGCTGCCGCTCGACGGCTCGGTCGCGCGCCTCTGGGCCGACGTGACGTGGGGCGTGCGCGACGGTGTGGGCTCGGTCGTGGGGCCCGCCGACGCGTTCGCGCTGCTCGTCGCGACGCTCGGCTCCCTCACGCCGTGGTCGCCGTCGGTCGCGATCATCGTGCTGCTGCTCGCCGCCGCGCCGCTGTCGGCCGTGACGGGCTGGGCCTTCGTGCGCTCGATCACGACGAGCAGGTGGATGCCGACGGCCGCCGCCGCGGTCTGGGCGTTCGCGCCGACGCTGCTGCTCGCGGTGCACGAGGGCCGCATCGGCGCCGTCGTCGCGCACGTGCTGCTGCCCGTCGCCGCGGCGTGCGCGCTGCAGGCGTGGTCGTCGTGGCGTGCGACGGGCGGCGCGGCGCTCGCGATCGGGCTCGTGGTCGCGGGGGCGCCGTCGCTGCTGCCCGCCGTCGCGGTGGGCGTCGTCGCGATCGCCGTCGTGCGGTGGCGCGCGCCGCGCGTGCTGCTCGCGCTCGTGCCCGCCCTGCTGCTCGTCGGCCCGACCGTGGCGTGGCAGTGGCTCGCGGGCACGCCGCTCGCCGCGCTCGCCGACCCCGGGGTGCCGCACGCGAGCGAGCAGGCGACGCCGTTGCAGCTGCTGCTGGGCATGCCCGTCGGCGACCTCGGCGGCATCGGCGTCGTCGCCGACGCCGTGGGCCTCGACGCCAGGTGGATCGCCGTCGTGCTGGCGGCGCCGCTGCTGCTCGTCGCGATCGCCGCGCCGTTCCTGCGCGCGCGCGCGCTGCTGCCGATGGCCGTCGCGGCGCTGGGCCTCGCGACCGCCATCGGGCAGACGCACGTCGCGGTCGCCTCCGACGGCACCGAGGTCGTGCCCCTGTGGGCCGGCAGCGGCGTGAGCCTGCTGCTGCTCGGCCTGCTCGCGTCGGCGACGCGCACGATCGACGTGCTCGACGCGCGCGGCGGCGTGCCGATGTCGGCCGTCACGCTCGTCGCCGCGGTCGGCGCCGCCCCCGCCGTCGTGCTCGGCATGCTCATGCCGGCGCTCGAGCCCGCGCCCGAGCGCTCGCTGCCCGCCTTCGTCGTCGCGGATGCCGACGCGAACGTCGGCACCCTCGTCATCACGCCCCTCGACGACGGCACGGTCGCCGCGCGCATCGAGCGCGGCGTCGGAGCGTCGCTGACGGATGCGTCGACGCTCGTCGAGACCGTGGGCGTCGGACCGCGTGCCGAGCAGCTCGCGGTCGTCGCCGCCAACCTCGTCGCTGGCGGCGGCGACGTCGACGCCGACCTCGACGACTGGTCGGTGCGCTACGTGCTGCTCGCCGACGGCGACGCCGCGCTCGGCGCCGTCGTCGAGTCGAGCCTCGCCGAGCGCGACGGGCTCGCGTCGATCGGCGACACCGCGCTCGGCGTGCTGTGGCAGCGCGACGTCGAGGTGGCGCCGGCCGAGCCGACGACGACCTGGTCGTGGGCGCTGCTCGCCGCGCAGCTGCTCGCGGTCGCCGCCGCGATCGTGCTCGCGCTGCCGTCGGCGCGCAGGGGAGCGCGCGGACGATCGCGACGCTCGAGGATCGTGAAGGACTGGGCATGA
- a CDS encoding DUF5719 family protein, with the protein MSDDRTAPDEHGDEPVEETPAEAAAEQAPSEDAPAHDAPIDETSADDPSTEETRGDDADEPTVDLATDVTATDREAAAIEAAERARGVEPRSVGLWGLRATAGVAVVALGLLGVVAAPSLPMVQADPRIASVAPDAPEEVRTCAGPLLAIGDASGDAGAIGVLAQAQLQAASDEQDAASVAGVDATATVLRGTDVSGAEWLSVDDDTAFGAAASACVEPATTQWLVGGSTTTGRSSVLTIANPGTTATSVDVEVHGTDGRIDAVGSTGIAIAAGSVVLVDLASLAPGVASPVVHVTSTGGPVSAHLQHRVVRTLQPGGVDVVDPSQASRSIAIPGVTIGDATGLQTQAGFEDAVPALRVLAGESTQVTITTISDGGDPIASTLDLVGDQVSEVDLSGLAPGTYAFTIESDVPIVAAARQIRVDGDRIDLDWVQGQSAPIEGSTTVAIAAGPSPRLHLLNVGDDPQTVTIGGGFEVVVAPDELATVEVGGGVTTTIEADDVVAAVTYAGSEGIGGYAITPRIAAREGIDVVL; encoded by the coding sequence ATGAGCGACGACCGCACGGCACCCGACGAGCACGGCGACGAGCCCGTCGAGGAGACGCCCGCCGAGGCGGCCGCCGAGCAGGCGCCGTCCGAGGACGCGCCCGCCCACGACGCGCCGATCGACGAGACGTCCGCCGACGATCCGTCGACCGAGGAGACGCGCGGCGACGACGCCGACGAGCCGACCGTCGACCTCGCGACCGACGTCACCGCGACCGACCGCGAGGCCGCCGCGATCGAGGCCGCCGAGCGCGCCCGCGGCGTCGAGCCGCGCTCCGTCGGGCTCTGGGGCCTGCGGGCGACGGCCGGCGTCGCGGTCGTCGCGCTCGGACTGCTCGGCGTCGTCGCGGCACCGAGCCTGCCGATGGTGCAGGCCGACCCGCGCATCGCATCCGTCGCGCCCGACGCGCCCGAGGAGGTGCGCACGTGCGCCGGCCCGCTCCTCGCGATCGGCGACGCGAGCGGCGACGCCGGCGCCATCGGCGTGCTGGCCCAGGCGCAGCTGCAGGCGGCGTCCGACGAGCAGGACGCCGCGAGCGTCGCAGGCGTCGACGCGACCGCGACCGTGCTGCGCGGCACCGACGTGTCGGGCGCCGAGTGGCTCTCGGTCGACGACGACACGGCGTTCGGCGCGGCCGCGAGCGCATGCGTCGAGCCCGCGACGACGCAGTGGCTCGTCGGCGGCTCGACGACGACGGGCCGCTCGAGCGTGCTCACGATCGCGAATCCCGGCACGACCGCCACGTCGGTCGACGTCGAGGTGCACGGCACCGACGGGCGCATCGACGCCGTCGGCAGCACGGGCATCGCGATCGCGGCCGGCTCCGTCGTGCTCGTCGACCTCGCATCCCTCGCGCCGGGCGTGGCCTCGCCCGTCGTGCACGTGACGTCGACGGGCGGCCCCGTCTCCGCCCACCTGCAGCACCGGGTCGTCCGTACGCTGCAGCCGGGCGGCGTCGACGTCGTCGACCCGTCGCAGGCCAGCCGCTCCATCGCGATCCCGGGCGTGACGATCGGGGATGCGACGGGCCTGCAGACGCAGGCGGGCTTCGAGGATGCCGTGCCGGCGCTGCGCGTGCTGGCCGGCGAGTCCACGCAGGTCACGATCACGACGATCTCCGACGGCGGCGATCCCATCGCGTCGACGCTCGACCTCGTGGGCGATCAGGTCTCGGAGGTCGACCTCTCGGGCCTCGCGCCGGGCACGTACGCGTTCACGATCGAGTCCGACGTGCCGATCGTCGCCGCCGCGCGGCAGATCCGCGTCGACGGCGACCGCATCGACCTCGACTGGGTGCAGGGGCAGAGCGCGCCGATCGAGGGCTCGACGACCGTCGCGATCGCCGCGGGCCCGTCGCCGCGCCTCCACCTGCTCAACGTGGGCGACGACCCGCAGACCGTCACGATCGGCGGCGGCTTCGAGGTCGTCGTCGCGCCCGACGAGCTCGCGACCGTCGAGGTCGGCGGTGGCGTCACGACGACGATCGAGGCCGACGACGTCGTGGCTGCCGTGACGTACGCGGGCAGCGAGGGCATCGGCGGCTACGCCATCACGCCGCGCATCGCGGCGCGCGAGGGCATCGACGTCGTGCTCTGA
- a CDS encoding metallopeptidase family protein, with protein MPRARTRRRHDRGARSSIAGPVLPLLESRQTRFEDVLADAAEYLMGQWPDELAGVRFRWADMPPSELAPLAREVPQWWVDHRERTITVFRLPIQRLVQLHVDDDWHKRVAIESCIFRAAAELIGREPWEIAPDRYRHH; from the coding sequence ATGCCCCGAGCACGCACCCGTCGACGCCACGATCGCGGGGCGCGATCGTCGATCGCGGGTCCCGTGCTGCCACTGCTCGAGTCGCGGCAGACGCGCTTCGAGGACGTGCTGGCCGACGCCGCCGAGTACCTCATGGGCCAGTGGCCCGACGAGCTCGCGGGCGTGCGGTTCCGCTGGGCCGACATGCCGCCGTCGGAGCTCGCGCCGCTCGCGCGCGAGGTGCCGCAGTGGTGGGTCGACCACCGCGAGCGCACCATCACGGTCTTCCGCCTGCCGATCCAACGGCTCGTGCAGCTGCACGTCGACGACGACTGGCACAAGCGCGTGGCGATCGAGTCGTGCATCTTCCGTGCGGCGGCCGAGCTCATCGGCCGCGAGCCGTGGGAGATCGCGCCCGACCGCTACCGGCACCACTAA
- a CDS encoding DUF3499 family protein, translating into MDGRMCSRPTCRNYADRTLTYDYDDRMMAIGPLLDARQEGGYDLCDVHAARIQPPAGWTIVQHRADA; encoded by the coding sequence ATGGACGGCAGGATGTGCTCCAGGCCCACGTGCCGCAACTACGCCGACCGCACGCTCACGTACGACTACGACGACCGGATGATGGCGATCGGACCCCTGCTCGACGCGCGGCAGGAGGGCGGCTACGACCTGTGCGACGTGCACGCCGCCCGCATCCAGCCGCCCGCGGGGTGGACGATCGTGCAGCACCGCGCCGACGCGTGA
- a CDS encoding phosphomannomutase/phosphoglucomutase: MTDADALHAIVKAYDVRGLVDGQLTPTVVRALGAAFADEVGTEAPIVIGFDMRPSSPELADAAADGIRARGGDVVRIGLCSTDESYFASGSLAAPAIMFTASHNPAAYNGMKLSRAGAQAMSLDTGLAAIRDRAAAYLESGIPSVDSPGSLVERDVLGDYAAHLRALVDLSGIRPLKVVVDAANGMGGMTVPAVLGTEAGLAALPIEIVPMYFELDGTFPNHEANPLEPKNLVDLQAAVVQHDADLGLAFDGDADRCFVVDEHGAAVSPSAISAIVALREVRRVRAEGETDVVVLHNLISSRIVPETIVAAGATPVRTRVGHSLIKGEMARTNAVFGGEHSAHYYFRDFYGADNGMLAAMHVLAELGASAEPMSALGDRFTPYAASGEINSTVHDVPAAYARIVEAFAHDGVLDELDGLFITAHDGTWWMSVRPSNTEPLLRLNVEAEEIAVMEHLRDAALELIRA; the protein is encoded by the coding sequence ATGACCGACGCCGACGCCCTCCACGCCATCGTGAAGGCCTACGACGTGCGCGGGCTCGTCGACGGCCAGCTCACGCCCACGGTCGTGCGCGCCCTCGGCGCCGCGTTCGCCGACGAGGTCGGCACCGAGGCTCCGATCGTCATCGGCTTCGACATGCGCCCGTCGTCGCCCGAGCTCGCGGATGCGGCCGCCGACGGCATCCGCGCCCGCGGCGGCGACGTCGTGCGCATCGGGCTGTGCTCGACCGACGAGTCGTACTTCGCCTCCGGCAGCCTCGCGGCGCCCGCGATCATGTTCACCGCCTCGCACAACCCGGCGGCGTACAACGGCATGAAGCTGTCGCGCGCCGGCGCGCAGGCCATGAGCCTCGACACGGGCCTCGCGGCGATCCGCGACCGCGCCGCCGCGTACCTCGAGTCCGGCATCCCGTCGGTCGACAGCCCCGGGTCGCTCGTCGAGCGCGACGTGCTCGGCGACTACGCGGCGCACCTGCGTGCGCTCGTCGACCTCTCGGGCATCCGCCCGCTCAAGGTCGTCGTCGACGCCGCGAACGGCATGGGCGGCATGACGGTGCCCGCCGTGCTCGGCACCGAGGCGGGGCTCGCGGCGCTGCCGATCGAGATCGTGCCGATGTACTTCGAGCTCGACGGCACCTTCCCGAACCACGAGGCGAACCCGCTCGAGCCGAAGAACCTCGTCGACCTGCAGGCCGCCGTCGTGCAGCACGACGCCGACCTCGGCCTCGCGTTCGATGGCGACGCCGACCGCTGCTTCGTCGTCGACGAGCACGGGGCCGCCGTGTCGCCGTCGGCGATCTCGGCGATCGTCGCGCTGCGCGAGGTGCGTCGCGTGCGGGCCGAGGGCGAGACCGACGTCGTCGTGCTGCACAACCTCATCTCGTCGCGCATCGTGCCCGAGACGATCGTCGCCGCCGGCGCGACGCCCGTGCGCACGCGCGTCGGCCACTCGCTCATCAAGGGCGAGATGGCGCGCACGAACGCGGTCTTCGGCGGCGAGCACAGCGCCCACTACTACTTCCGCGACTTCTACGGCGCCGACAACGGCATGCTCGCTGCCATGCACGTGCTCGCCGAGCTCGGCGCATCCGCCGAGCCCATGTCGGCGCTCGGCGACCGATTCACGCCCTATGCGGCGTCGGGCGAGATCAACTCGACGGTGCACGACGTGCCCGCCGCGTACGCCCGCATCGTCGAGGCGTTCGCGCACGATGGCGTGCTCGACGAGCTCGACGGGCTCTTCATCACGGCGCACGACGGCACGTGGTGGATGTCGGTGCGCCCGTCGAACACCGAGCCGCTGCTGCGCCTCAACGTCGAGGCGGAGGAGATCGCCGTCATGGAGCACCTGAGGGACGCCGCGCTCGAGCTGATCCGCGCCTAG